The Manis javanica isolate MJ-LG chromosome 13, MJ_LKY, whole genome shotgun sequence region GGCAGCGCCTGCACGTCATCGAAGGGCGATTCCAAGGTATTGGAGTCCACGTTCATCATCACGACGTCCTCAagggctttctccctcaccctcTGCGTTGGGGAGTATAAGGGGACATGGCCGCTCAGAGCCCAAGGACTCCTGGCGAGGGGGTGGTACCTGGCGATGCAGAAGGAGGGAGACCCGTCCGCTCCCGAGGTTCGGGTCCATCTCCACTCACCTCGGCGAGACTGGTGTGCACCCCGATCAGGTAGGGCATGGGCGCGCTGCAGACGACAGAAGGGGGCAGGGTCATGCAGGCGCCGCCGGGCGGAGGGCCTCCAGGACTCCAGGACTCCTCCCCAagccctgccccttcccagccccgCCCCTCACCAACAGTAATCCAGCAGATGCGGCGGCAGCGTGGGGATCAGCACATGCTCCCAGCGCATGGGGTACAGGAGGGCGCAGGACGCGTGGACGCACGACGTCAGCTGGGGACGGCGGGGGGCGGGGCGCCGTGGAGTCAGGGCCGGGGCTCCTCGCTCCGTTTCCCACGTGCCCTGTCACCggtcccacctccctccccatcctctaCAGGGTAACAGGTGAAAACTCAGATCTTCTAGGAGTCACGTGAAGATCAAGAATTAGATAAATTACAATCTGTGTTGCTGGCGGAGCCAGGACTGCACGTCCCACCCTGGTTCTGTAGGGGGCGGAACTAACAGGCACCCCTTCTTGGACCCCACCCTAGGGATGGAGACTCGACTCAGCCCAGTGATTTCACCTCCAAAGAGGCGGGGCTAGAATTAAGCCCCCCTTGGTCACGCCCCTAGAGGTGGAGCCATGACGACCCCACCCCTAGACTTCAGCTCCCTTGACCCCCGCTGCCCGCCCGGCTGCCCCGCCTCACGGTGCTCAGCTTGCTGGCGAAGATGAGGACCCTCCGCTCCGCCAGCAGCGCGGCGAACAGCCCCACGATGTTCTCGTCTGTCACCGCCACAACCAGCTCCGTCAAGTTCCTCTGAGGACCAGAGAGGAGCGCTGGGCGCGAGGGACCACGGGACCCGATCGCCCCCTGTCTCCAGAGCTCCCTCCCAGCGGTCCACTCACATTCTCAGGAATGGATGGCAGGCGGCCGGAGTCGGGGGCCACGAAGCAGGAAAGCTGCGGGGGTGTTGGCAGGGGGAACCGATCAGTGGGGGGTTGACCTCACCTGGATGGTCACACCTTCCGGGGTCCCCAGCTCCGCTCACCGGCCTGCTGTTCCCGGGGCCAGGGAGCGGGACGCCACGCGCACTGCAGATCAGCACCCCGCTGCCCTGGGGGACAGGTGTAGCTGTGTGGTTCCCAGGGCTGGGGGGCAGCCCCGCCATGCACCTGAGGTCCGGCGCCAGGGGAGTGGCGACTACTCACCAGCTCCACCGAGGCCTGGGGCCCCGGCAGGGGCTGCTGCAACAGATTTAGAAGAAGTTCCTCCACCTCCGAGACCTGCGTGGAGGTGGGGTATCTGAGTCAGATCGTAGGTTGGGCATTCCCAGGGCCTTAACTCAGACTAGGTGGTCTGAGAGGGGCCAAGGGGCTCAGGTCAGGCCTGGGGGTTCAGAGCTAGGCTGGGGTCTTGGTGGGATGCGGGCTGGGATTACGGTGGATATGAGAGGGGGGTGGTCTCACTTGGTCCTGGGCCAGGAGGTCCCCTACTGTGTTCAGTAGCTTGTAGAACACCTCGAACCAAGGCAGATGGCTGTGGAGACAGGATGTGGGTTCCATGAAGCACCTCTAGGCTTCGCCCCTTCCCGTTTCACCCATAGGCCCCATTTCCCATACCTGAGGATGCAGAGGCAACTGTGGGCACCAGCCCTCAGGCGGCAGAAACCAAATCTGCGGGTGCCAGTCAGGTCGGTGAGGGTGAAGGTGAAATGCTGGACAGCAGGGCTGGGGGGCTCCCTGGAGGTGGGAAAGGCTCTCAGAGCCCCAGGGTTCCCAGCTCTCTGACCTCCCCCATACTTCCCAAAATGCCCCTAGTACTGTGTCCACCAGTCTCAGGCCCTGGGTATTTTGGGCCCTGGTTGTCAGGGTCCCTGAGTGCCTGAATCCCTGGGTCCCTGGGTGTTTGAATCCTGGGGGCCCTGAGAGTCTGTGATCCTGGGTCCCCAGATACCTGCTTCCTTCCATACCTTAACACATCAAAAGGGAAGCAGAATCTAGGCACCATCAGCATAGCTTcctgggggtggagagaagacaCACTGCTTGGCCACTCAGGTTGACCGCAGCCCTGAATTCCCAGTGCAAAGCAGAGAGTCCCCTCCCCCAGAGGGACTGGCCCCTGGCTCCAGGTGGGCAAAGGGCCAGCCCACATACCTGGTCCCTGAAGTCTGGGGGGAACTGCCGCAGGATAGGGGGATCTGCAGGGAGATCAGGCTTCCAAGTTCAGGGCCCCAGGCCCACcctccatctccccacccccacctgctgcTCCCTACTCACCCTcctgcagggaggcagggcaggcggCTTCGAAGAACCAATCAAACATGGCAGGGGGATCACCTCTGTGGGACAGGAATAGGCAGAGTGGGTCCAAGAGCTGGCTTCTCTGTGTGCGGTTGGTCTGCGACTTTGTACATGTgattgtgtgtgcacatgtgaccggtgtgattgtgtgtacatGAGCCTGAGAATTTGTGGCAGTGAGTGTGTAGGTCATGTGATGCTGTGTGAACAACAGTGTTGATTGTGTGTGCATGTCCTGTGTGAGCATGCAGgggtgtgtgtacatatgtgccTTGTgcaagcgtgtgtgtgtgtgtctattccCATCCCGTGTCTGCCCGAGAGGATGGAGCTGCCAGTGCATGTGTCCGGTAGGGGGCTGCTCGGCACGAGGGTGAATTGCATCCAGGATTTCTTGCATGGCTGTGAGTGTGGCGTTGTAAATGGTTGAACATCCCTGTGGTCTTGAAAGCAAGAATCCATCTCCCTGAGGCTTCATGGGGCCCCAGGGAATGACCCCCACTTTCTTGTCTGAGAAAGGGGGCAGCGTGCCCTGGTActtctcttccctcctctctgtcccctcctcctccgCCCACTACAAAGGGGATGCTGGGACTTGGGCTCAGGGAGGGACACAGAAAGACCTGCGGGGTGCAGAGAAGGGGATGAAGTCCCCAGCGTGGGAACTCCCAGCATGACGCCCTCACGCTGACACAGTCCACACGGCCCtcacacacatggacacacatgGTCCCCTTCCCCCACAGACCCCTGGAAGCCATGTTCCCCATCACTGAGATACACCAAGAGGTGCACAGTCGAGAGTTTCAAACTGAGACAAACGGAGCCAGAAAGAGAGACTGAAAGACGGAGGGGGGGCCAAGAGCAGCCCAAGTGTTTCTGAGATCAGAGTCCATGCTGCAGGCCAGCTGGGCATCCAGCCCCATTCCAGCCACCTGCCCCTGAGGCTCATGGTCCCTCCCGGGcctgccccagcccagctcccctTGGCCCCCTTACAGGCCTGGTCTGGAGCTCTCCATCCAGATGATGGGGGAGGGCACAGCTCTTACTCAGCTCTGGATCCCATGGTCCCTGCTGGGCCGGCCCGGCGGGGCCCTTCCCCAGGGGTCCTGGGGGCCTGTGCTTGTGCAGGGCTGGGCCCTGAGCTGGCTCAGCTTCCTGTGTGGCCGAGAGAGGAAGTTTAACGGGTGACGTCCCCAGAGGGcggcctctgcccccacccactgTGAGAGACCCAGGCATCCTGCCTCCTAGCCTTACCCAAGATGGGTGGACAATAGGTGGTGTTGGCTCAGGGACCAGACCCCCAAACCCTGGCCCTGCCAGGCCAGGCCACATCTGAACCCCACCATCACACCCAAGCCCTCCCTTCTCTGCGACTGCTAAGGATTCAGTTTGCCTCAAACGCTTCCTCTTTCCCcccattcttctttcctttggtCCATTGGCACAGGCCATTTCCTGTAGGACCAGCAGGGGGAGCCTGGTCAGGCAGTGGACACGGTCCACTGCTGAAGAGGTGGACAGACAGCAGTCAGAACAcaaggacagacacacagacatacacatagCCAGGAAGTGGCTGACACAGAATAGTCAGACAGCAGACATACGTGGAGAGACACCATGTCATACAGGCAGAAGGTAGTCACAGGCAAAACCCAACAAGTGCAGAGggacagcacacacacacagtggtcCTTGTCCACCCAGGTGATAGAAGCAGAGAGGCAGCACCCAGCAAAGAGTTCCAGAGATTACAGACGGGACACACATGCAGAGACCGCCACCATCAGTACCAGCAGGATAACAGAGAAATAAGACTGCTGTGAGACAGGAATGCATAGAGAACATAGAGCTGTAACAGACAGACACAAGGCAGGTTCACAGCCAGACAGTCACACATCCAGAGACATAGCCAGGCACACCCAATCAGAGTCACAGACTCAGAGGCAGAATGCTCAGTGGACAGATGTTAGGTTGAAACACAAGGATATGCAGACACCCTTCCAGACACAGTGGCAGAACACAAGGGAGGTACTCGTGGTCACATATGTGCACATAAAATCCCAGACTCAGACATTGCAAATGCATGAGAGTCTGCAAGATTATCAGCCTCCTGCGAGACACTGAGGATGTCTTTGGATCTAGGTGCACATTTGCACGAATCCACCTGCCTGGAATGTCCTAGGTTATCTGGGGGTGCACGTGTGTGTCTATGTGCCTGTGGAATTTGTGTCTAGTCCATCAGACTGTGCAAACATGCAGATGACTGGGTATTCTCATTTATATGCAGGTCCCCATACGACTGTGGGTGCAAGATCTTTCCACACCAAGGAGGGGGATGAGCAAGCATACAagcaggtgcacacacacacacacatctccaaaGCCTCTCTACTCTCTAGAGGTGAAGTTTATATCCCATCCCCTTGAACCTGGACAAGGCTTTGTGACCACCATCGATTAGGAGTCCAGAGAACACTATGTGACTTCTGAAGCCAGTCAGAAAAATGCACAGcattctgccttgctctcctgggATGTTTGCCCTTGGGGAACCCAGCCACCTTGCTGTGAGAAAGCCCAGACTATGGAGAGGGACTGATGCCCTTCTTTTAACCTGCCCGCTGCTGAGTCCCCAGCCAGTAGTTGGCATCAACACAGCAGCCATTTGAGTGAGCCACCTTAAATATAGACCGTGGCCTCCAGGTAAGATCTTCTGGCTGGTGTCCTAGGGACCTGAGATGAGCTGCCCTGCCACTCTCTGCCCAAAGTGCAACTTTGGGAGCAAAATAGCTATTACTTTAAGCCCCtaaatttgttacacagcagaaGCTAACTAATACACTTTGTCTCTCTAAACCTTGGTTTGAAAGGGAATAAAAGCTCAGACCTTAGAGGGTTGGTGTGAGGGTTACATGTGACATGGCATGTGCTAGGCCCTCACAGTGCTCCATCTGACTGTTAGCAACTTCAGCCCCTCCACTGCCAGCCCTAGGCAGCCAACTCCCCAGAATCCTTCCCTACAGATTCCCTGCTTTACACACTCGCACATGCGCTCCCCCACCCTACCCCCGGACTGACAGGAGCTCCATTGTCAGGCACCCACTCCGAGCCACGCACTGTGCCCACAAGATCTTGAATCCTCACAAACGTCCATCCCTGAAGTGGGCACGCGGGGATAGTGGCAGAAAAACGTGATCCCGTGTTATAGGCGCGAAAGTCAAGGCTTCAGAGGGCGTGGCTTATTCAACATCAGTTAGTCGAGTGGCACAGCCTGATCCGTCTGACTCTGGAATGTCCacccctctctcccccaccccagattgATGTCCCTTCAGAGCCTACCTCCAACCCACACGTAGGAGCCCTTGCTCTCCAGCCCTCCTCCCACAGGGAGGTCAAAAAGGCACTCAGCAGAAACATGGCAGGACAATAATTTACTTATGGAGGCGGAGGCGGGTGGGGAGGGTTGGGGTGCAGCCCTTTGCCCACATGCTCTAGGGCTTCTTCCTCAGGAGTTGCCATCCACTACCCCAGGAAATCAGAGTGGGTGAGAGCTGAGGGGGTGAGTTCAGGAAAGAAACGGGGGCTCACGGGAGTCAGAGGGCAGGCGGGGCTCATGGGGTCACAAGTGAGACGAGGACGGAAGTTAAGGGAGGCCCAGAGGGAAGAACCAAAAGTGAACTGGGCTTGCAGGTCTGGGGAggcaatggggtttgtgggcgGGGCCAAAGGTGAAGAAGTCAGGGGTGAAGGAGAGCTCATGGAGCTAAAGGTGGGGCTCTCAGGGTCAGAGGTGAAACAGGGCCCATGGGCGAGTCGAAGCTGGAAGAGCTTAAGGGAGTCAGAGGTAAAGTGGGGCTCCAGGGTCAAAAGTTGGCTGGGGTCCGAAGTGAAGTGAGGTTCACTGGATTCTCAGGTATATTAGGATCAAGATGAAGTGAAGGCTGTGGGGTTAGCAGGGCAGAGGTGAGTCACGCTTGGAGAAGAAGTGTTGCCGAAGGTTTGGGGGTCTCTCTAAGGGGTCAAAGGTCAGCAGGCAAGGCGGGGTGCATACACGAGGCGAACCAAACGGCCCTAggccacctcctcctctgcctcctcctcgaACTCGCCCTCCTCGGCCGTGGCGTCCTGGTACTGCTGGTACTCGGACACCAGGTCGTTCATGTTGCTCTCGGCCTCGGTGAACTCCATCTCGTCCATGCCCTCACCCGTGTACCAGTGCAGGAAGGCCTTGCGCCGGAACATGGCCGTGAACTGCTCCGAGATGCGCTTGAACAGCTCCTGGATGGCCGTGCTGTTGCCGATGAAGGTGGAGGACATCTTGAGCCCACGGGGCGGGATGTCGCACACGGCCGTCTTCACGTTGTTGGGGATCCACTCCACGAAGTAGCTGCTGTTCTTGCTCTGCACGCTCAGCATCTGCTCGTCCACCTCCTTCATGGACATGCGGCCTCGGAACACCGCGGCCACCGTCAGGTAGCGGCCGTGGCGGGGGTCGCAGGCAGCCATCATGTTCTTGGCATCGAACATCTGCTGGGTGAGCTCCGGCACCGTCAGGGCACGGTACTGCTGGCTACCCCGGCTGGTGAGTGGGGCGAAGCCGGGCATGAAGAAGTGCAGGCGGGGGAAGGGCACCATGTTCACGGCCAGCTTGCGCAGGTCGGCGTTGAGCTGGCCCGGGAAGCGCAGGCAGGTGGTCACCCCGCTCATGGTGGCCGACACCAGGTGGTTGAGGTCCCCGTAGGTCGGTGTGGTCAGCTTGAGGGTGCGGAAGCAGATGTCGTAGAGTGCCTCGTTGTCGATGCAGTAGGTCTCGTCGGTGTTTTCCACCAGCTGGTGCACGGACAGCGTGGCGTTGTAGGGCTCCACCACCGTGTCGGACACCTTGGGCGAGGGCACCACGCTGAATGTGTTCATGATCCTATCTGGGAACTCCTCGCGGATCTTGCTGATGAGCAGCGTGCCCATCCCGGACCCGGTGCCCCCGCCCAGCGAATGGGTCAGTTGGAAGCCCTGCAGGCAGTCGCAGCTCTCCGCTTCCTTCCGGACCACGTCCAGGACGGCGTCCACCAGCTCGGCGCCCTCCGTGTAGTGGCCCTTGGCCCAGTTGTTGCCGGCTCCGGActggcctggaggaggggacacGTGGGCAGGTGTGAGGGGACAGCTCACCCTCAGTCCCACCCTCAGCCATCCTACTagtagaataataataaaaaaattaatttatcattACTACTGTTAATTGTTCTCACTGCTTTGTTCTTTGCTGCCCTTCACCCAGCAGCCAGAAGGTGTTGTCCTTCTGCTACCATTCCTGGGGACCTATTGTGCGCCATACCCACATAGGAGCTGAATACCTGCACAGACCAGAGAGGGGaagtcacttgtccaaggtcatccAGCTTATCCTGCCAATCCCTAGACCCTAGACTCTGTTAAAACCTAAAACAAATTATGCT contains the following coding sequences:
- the TUBB4A gene encoding tubulin beta-4A chain gives rise to the protein MREIVHLQAGQCGNQIGAKFWEVISDEHGIDPTGTYHGDSDLQLERINVYYNEATGGNYVPRAVLVDLEPGTMDSVRSGPFGQIFRPDNFVFGQSGAGNNWAKGHYTEGAELVDAVLDVVRKEAESCDCLQGFQLTHSLGGGTGSGMGTLLISKIREEFPDRIMNTFSVVPSPKVSDTVVEPYNATLSVHQLVENTDETYCIDNEALYDICFRTLKLTTPTYGDLNHLVSATMSGVTTCLRFPGQLNADLRKLAVNMVPFPRLHFFMPGFAPLTSRGSQQYRALTVPELTQQMFDAKNMMAACDPRHGRYLTVAAVFRGRMSMKEVDEQMLSVQSKNSSYFVEWIPNNVKTAVCDIPPRGLKMSSTFIGNSTAIQELFKRISEQFTAMFRRKAFLHWYTGEGMDEMEFTEAESNMNDLVSEYQQYQDATAEEGEFEEEAEEEVA
- the DENND1C gene encoding DENN domain-containing protein 1C isoform X4, with protein sequence MESSRPGLGDPPAMFDWFFEAACPASLQEDPPILRQFPPDFRDQEAMLMVPRFCFPFDVLREPPSPAVQHFTFTLTDLTGTRRFGFCRLRAGAHSCLCILSHLPWFEVFYKLLNTVGDLLAQDQVSEVEELLLNLLQQPLPGPQASVELGSGVLICSARGVPLPGPGNSRPLSCFVAPDSGRLPSIPENRNLTELVVAVTDENIVGLFAALLAERRVLIFASKLSTLTSCVHASCALLYPMRWEHVLIPTLPPHLLDYCCAPMPYLIGVHTSLAERVREKALEDVVMMNVDSNTLESPFDDVQALPPDVVSLLRLRLRKVALAPGEGVSRLFLKAQALLFGGYREALTCNPGQPVAFNEDAFLAQKPGAPLQAFHRRAVHLQLFKQFIEGRLEKLNTGEGFSDLFEQAITCSGASSGTLRSYQLWADNLKKGGGALLHSVKAKTQPAVRNMYRSAKSGLKGVQSFLMYKDGDSGLHRGGSLRAPTLTSRSDCLQQRLPITQHFGQNRPIRPSRTRLGERPESLGKG